Genomic DNA from Halobaculum sp. CBA1158:
TTGATCCGATAGCCAATAGGGTGAACTAGAATAGATTGGTTACATTACTTCGATAGCAACGTGGTCTACTGCCGATTCTACCGCCATACGAACACACCCTCTCCATATCAATCCACCAAAGGCTACCAGGAAGGCAGTCAAACCGTCGTGTGTCGACGTGATCAAGTAGTGCGATTACTTTTCAGACCGAACGGTATTCTGAGTTACTGCTGCGACGAGAACGTTGGTGTCGAGGAGTACTCTCATATCCGTTCACGGACGTCACGAACGGCTTCGACGGAGTCACCCTCGACATCAAGTCCCAGTTCTGAGAGTGCCTGTCCGAGCGGGATCGTCTCGTCATCATCGGGATCCGAGGAAACGAATTCCTCGAAATCGTCCGAAGTGAGACTCATACATGACCTTGCCAACCAACTCGCAAAAAGACTAATGATGGTCTCGTAGTTCGTGATGAAGCGATTATCTTCAGACCCCAGGTCAGGTACACATCTCGCCACAGTATCGACGCGGTGATTCTATTTAACACGTCGTACCTGCCCTTGAGACCCGTCGTAGCGGTGCTGTTTGAATGTCCATCGGCAGAGCCGAAATCAAGCTACGGAGGCGCGAACAAGCTCGTCGCTGTACTTCCGTAGACGTATCCGAGTCGACTATCGTGCCCACACTCGTCCGAAGGGTAGCAGCCCCTGTTGCGTAACTGACGACCGGTTGTTCAACGTGATTATGGGTGACTGGGTCGAGCTCGTCGAGTTGGCGAACAGTCGTCCGAGTTGATCACTACGGTCACCCCCAACTGAGCGACGACTGAGTATGGAGCGGCCTCTCGGAGTCGAAAAAGAATGTAAGGCAGTAAAGAAGTTCGTTAATCGTCACCGAACATCTGCCGCATCATCGGATGCATCTCCATCAGCTGCTCTTCTGCGATCTCCTCGTACAGCTTGTAGGTAATAGACACCGTCAGCAGCAGCCCCGTGCCCGACACGCCCCCGAGCGTCCCCAGCATGTTCGCAAGCACCGCAAGCAGGCCGACGAGCGCGCCACCGATGACGGTCACTTGCGGGATGTACCGCTCCATTACCTTCTCGATGACCTGCGGGTTCTTCCGGAAGCCGGGGATCTGCATCCCGGAGTTTTGTATCTGCTGAGCGGTCGACTCCGGCCCCATGCCGGTCGTCTCCACCCAGAACACCGCGAAGATCGCGCCGCCGATGATCATGAACGTGAGGTCGACCAGAACGCGGAGGACGATCTGCCAGGGCTCGGCGGCGACGGTGAACGCCCCCGAGAACCACATCCAGTCCTGACGCGACTGGATCGGCGCGAGGTAGTAGAACAGCCCGCTCACGGGCTGGCCCTGCGAGTAGACGCCGACGATCGCGGGGAGGCTCACGTAGTTGTTGAGGATCTGCCCGAGGAACTGGATGTTCGCCTGCAGCGCGCGAACGAGGATCATCGGCAGGACGGACGCGTAGATGAGCTTCACGGGGAAGCGGCCGCGAGCGCCCTTCACCCGCGCGTGACTCAGCGGGATCTCAACGCGGACCGACTCGGTGTAGACGACGACCGCGAAGATCAGGACGGTCGTGAATAACGCGAGGATGTTCCCCGGATCGAACAGCAGCGACTGGATGAACGGGTCAAGCTGGACGCTGCCGGTGATGATGCCGTACCACGCGGGGAAGAAGCCGGTGACGCCCGTGCCGAGCGCGGGGATGGCGAACAGCCCGGCGACGAGCTGCTGGCTCACGCCCGCGATGATGAACAGGCCGATCCCGGAGCCGACGCCCCACTTGGAGATGACCTCGTCCATCAGCAGGATGAGGACGCCGCCGACGAAGATCTGCGCGAACAGCAGCGTCCGCATGCCGCCCTCGCCGATCCCCAGTTGCGCGGTGAGCTGCGGGTCGATCGGGAGGTAGTTGCCCGCGAACACCATCGGCAGGCCGGTCAGACAGATCATCACGACCACCAGCAGCTTCTGGAGGCCCTGGTACAGCACCTGGTCGCGGGGGTCGTCCGTGTCCAAGCCGAGCAGGTCCGCGCCGCCGAGCAGTTGGAGGACGATCGACGCCGTGACGATCGGACCGATGCCGAGCTGTAGGATCGACCCCTGTGACCCGGCGAGGATCGACCGGAACCGGCCGTAGAAGTCGCCGCCGGCTCCGTCGGTCGCGAGGCCGAATATCGTGATGTTCGTGAGGAAGAAGTACATCACGAGGATGCCGGCCGTCCAGGCGAGCTTCCGCTTGAAGGGGACGTGCCCCTCCGGTCGCTCGACCGTGGGCATCCGCGTGAGTACGGGCTCCGCGGTCTCTTTCCAACCCATGTTGCGTGCACGTGGTCGGTGGGCACACCTTAACGCTTCGATTGGGAACTCCGTCCGAGCCGTCTCGACACGCCGACAGCGACCCGATCGGCCGCACCGCAAGCGCGACTGCGACCGACGAGTCGCTCGCGTCGCTATCGGTGCGACGGTCCGAAGAAACGGAACGAAACGGAAACCGCGGCCGCGATCCGCCGTGACGTGGCGGCGACGTTACTCGTCGCTGTCGGCGTCGGACTGCTCCTCGGAGGCCTCGGCGTCCTCCTGCGCCTGCTCGGCGCGGTCGGTCAGCTCCGTGGAGCCGCCGGCCGCTTCGATGAGGCGGCGCGCCTCGGCGGTGAACGCGTCGGCGACGACGTGCAGTTCCCCGCGGACCTGCCCGCCGCCGAGCACCTTCACCACGTCGACCTCGTGGCCGTCCTCGGCCACGTCGCGGGCGTCGAGGGCGTAGCCGTCGCCCTCTTCCTCGGCGACCCCGTCGGCCGCCAACAGCGCCGCGTCCTCGTCGAGCTTCTGGACGGAGACCTCGACGACCTCGTCCTGTACGCCCTGCGGGCGCTTGAAGCCGTATTTGCCGAGCGGACCGTACAGCTGCCGTTCGTGCTTCTTGCGACCCGCGTTGCCGCGGCCGCCCCGGTGACCGGCACCGCGCCGGTTTTTGTGGGAGCCGCCGCCGTGCGTGCGCGAGCCGCGCTGGCGTCGATTCTTGTTGGTCATTATCGCATCGCCTCCAGGAGCGTGTCGATGTCGTCGTGACGACCGAGTGCGCCGCCGTTCTTCACGGCGTGCTTGATGCCGTCGTGACCGCCGCGCGGGGCGTGCAGCCGGAGGACGGGCGACAGTCCCTGCTCGCGCAGGGTCGTCTCCTCCTCGACCAGCGCCGCCGCGAGCGACTCAACGCCGTCGTAGTCGGTGGTGTCGGCGACCCAGTCGTCGTCGATGTCGGCGTTGCCCTCGAGGGGCTCGCCGCGCCGCTCGATGAGCATCGCGACCGTCTCGACGTCGGGTTCGCCGAACGCCACGTAGTCGTTCACCTTCGCGATCATCCCGCGGTAGGTGTCCTCCTCGGGCACCAGCGCGCAGTGGTTGATCGCGTGGATATTGAGCATCTGCAGGGTGTCGCGCTGGGCGGCGGACATGTCGATCTCGCCGCGCAGTTGGACGACCGCCTGCATCAGTTACCACCCTCGGCTTCGCGCTGGACGCGTCGCGCCCGATCGGGCGTGCGCGCCTGCGAGGCGTTCTTCAGGGCGTTGAACGTCGCCTTCGCGAGGTTGACTGTCGTCCGCGTGTTCCCGGTCGAGGACGTCCAGGCGTCCTGGATGCCCGCGAGTTCGAGGATGTTGCGGACGGTCGGCGCGGCCGCCAGGCCCAGCCCCTGGGGGGCGGGCTTGATCTCGACTTCGACGGAGCCGGCCTTGCCGGTGGCCGTCCGGGTGAGGGAGTTGACTCCGCCGGCGGAGTCCTCCCACGACCCCGAGCCGCGGTCGACTTTGATCATGTTCAGCTTGGCGACCTCGATGGCCTTCTGGATCGCGCCGCCGACCTGGTCGTCGCGCCCCTCGGCGTAGCCGAGGTAGCCGTCGCGGTTGCCGATGGCGACGACGCACCGGAACTTCACCCGGCGACCCGAGTCGGTCATGCGCTGGACCATGTTGATGTCCAGCACCTCGTCTTCCATGTCGGGGATGAGCTGGTCGACCAGCTCCGGCTCCTTCAGCGGGAGCCCCGAGTTGAGCGCCTGCTCCATCGAGGTGATGTCGCCCTCCTGTACCTTCCGGCCGAGCCGCGTGCGCGGCTCCCATCCGCCGTTTCTACTCATTGTCGAATTCCTCCGTCAGGGTCGCCCGAAGCTCGTCGAAGTGGTCGGGCAGGTCCGCCGCGTCGAACTCCCCGCTGTACAGCGGCTCCTCGAGCTGCTCGGCGTACTCGGCGATGTGCTCGCCGCGGTTGCGCGACCAGTCCGCGAGGACGCTGTCGTTGTGGGGGATCTCGAGCCCGGCGTCGATCGCTCCTTCCTGCACAGCGAACGCCTTGTTGCCGGGCGTCGCTGTGTGCAGGCCGATGTCGAGGACGGCCTCTTCGAGGCCCGCCTCGACCGCCCGCAGTCCCGCGAGGTAGCCCGTCAGGTACGCGCTGGGGAGATTGCCCGTGGGGGCCTCCCAGCCGTACTCCGCGAGATCCTCGCTGGATGCGGCCGCATGTGTCTCGTCGCCGTTCGGTCCGGGGGTGATCAGCTGCGCCCTGACGTGCTTGTTCGACACGCGCGCCACGAGGCGCGGCTTGCCGGATTTCAGCAGGCGCAACCTCTGGTGGTAGTCCGTCCGAACC
This window encodes:
- the secY gene encoding preprotein translocase subunit SecY, with the translated sequence MGWKETAEPVLTRMPTVERPEGHVPFKRKLAWTAGILVMYFFLTNITIFGLATDGAGGDFYGRFRSILAGSQGSILQLGIGPIVTASIVLQLLGGADLLGLDTDDPRDQVLYQGLQKLLVVVMICLTGLPMVFAGNYLPIDPQLTAQLGIGEGGMRTLLFAQIFVGGVLILLMDEVISKWGVGSGIGLFIIAGVSQQLVAGLFAIPALGTGVTGFFPAWYGIITGSVQLDPFIQSLLFDPGNILALFTTVLIFAVVVYTESVRVEIPLSHARVKGARGRFPVKLIYASVLPMILVRALQANIQFLGQILNNYVSLPAIVGVYSQGQPVSGLFYYLAPIQSRQDWMWFSGAFTVAAEPWQIVLRVLVDLTFMIIGGAIFAVFWVETTGMGPESTAQQIQNSGMQIPGFRKNPQVIEKVMERYIPQVTVIGGALVGLLAVLANMLGTLGGVSGTGLLLTVSITYKLYEEIAEEQLMEMHPMMRQMFGDD
- a CDS encoding uL15 family ribosomal protein; protein product: MTNKNRRQRGSRTHGGGSHKNRRGAGHRGGRGNAGRKKHERQLYGPLGKYGFKRPQGVQDEVVEVSVQKLDEDAALLAADGVAEEEGDGYALDARDVAEDGHEVDVVKVLGGGQVRGELHVVADAFTAEARRLIEAAGGSTELTDRAEQAQEDAEASEEQSDADSDE
- the rpmD gene encoding 50S ribosomal protein L30, which produces MQAVVQLRGEIDMSAAQRDTLQMLNIHAINHCALVPEEDTYRGMIAKVNDYVAFGEPDVETVAMLIERRGEPLEGNADIDDDWVADTTDYDGVESLAAALVEEETTLREQGLSPVLRLHAPRGGHDGIKHAVKNGGALGRHDDIDTLLEAMR
- a CDS encoding 30S ribosomal protein S5, which produces MSRNGGWEPRTRLGRKVQEGDITSMEQALNSGLPLKEPELVDQLIPDMEDEVLDINMVQRMTDSGRRVKFRCVVAIGNRDGYLGYAEGRDDQVGGAIQKAIEVAKLNMIKVDRGSGSWEDSAGGVNSLTRTATGKAGSVEVEIKPAPQGLGLAAAPTVRNILELAGIQDAWTSSTGNTRTTVNLAKATFNALKNASQARTPDRARRVQREAEGGN
- a CDS encoding 50S ribosomal protein L18, with the translated sequence MATGPRYKVPMRRRREVRTDYHQRLRLLKSGKPRLVARVSNKHVRAQLITPGPNGDETHAAASSEDLAEYGWEAPTGNLPSAYLTGYLAGLRAVEAGLEEAVLDIGLHTATPGNKAFAVQEGAIDAGLEIPHNDSVLADWSRNRGEHIAEYAEQLEEPLYSGEFDAADLPDHFDELRATLTEEFDNE